A single region of the Vicia villosa cultivar HV-30 ecotype Madison, WI linkage group LG4, Vvil1.0, whole genome shotgun sequence genome encodes:
- the LOC131596217 gene encoding probable plastid-lipid-associated protein 8, chloroplastic: MAAASASAFRLLPSSFQSKTHKNYHPTPNSFNLRFPRRHTTLCVSISNTNVRTNPNDLVASLLSKVVQTDGGVLLQKEEHKEVAEVVQELQKYCVKEPVKCPLIFGDWDVVYCSQPTSPGGGYRSAIGRVFFKTKEMVQVVEAPDIVRNKISFTALGFLNGEVSLKGKLKALDSEWIQVVFEAPELKLGSWKAQYGGQSEVKLRITYVDEKIRLGLGSRGSLFVFQRI, from the exons ATGGCTGCAGCTTCCGCTTCTGCGTTTCGCTTACTACCTTCTTCCTTCCAATCCAAAACCCATAAAAACTATCACCCAACCCCCAATTCATTCAACCTCCGGTTCCCTCGCCGTCACACGACCCTATGCGTTTCCATCTCTAACACTAATGTCCGAACAAACCCTAATGATCTCGTTGCTTCCCTTCTTTCAAAG gTGGTGCAAACCGATGGAGGAGTTTTACTGCAAAAGGAAGAACATAAAGAGGTGGCTGAAGTTGTCCAGGAATTGCAGAAGTATTGTGTGAAAGAGCCAGTAAAATGCCCTTTAATATTTGGAG ATTGGGATGTGGTGTACTGTTCGCAGCCAACGTCACCTGGAGGTGGGTATAGGAGTGCAATTGGCCGAGTTTTCTTCAAAACAAAGGAAATGGTTCAGGTTGTTGAAGCTCCTGATATTGTGAGAAACAAGATCTCATTTACTGCTTTAGGATTTTTAAATGGTGAAGTTTCTCTAAAAG GAAAACTCAAGGCTTTAGATAGTGAATGGATTCAAGTTGTATTTGAAGCACCTGAATTGAAGTTAGGATCATGGAAAGCACAATATGGAGGTCAGAGTGAAGTTAAACTCCGAATTACTTATGTAGATGAAAAAATCAGGTTAGGATTGGGATCAAGAGGTTCCCTATTTGTTTTTCAAAGAATATGA
- the LOC131596218 gene encoding putative RNA methyltransferase At5g10620 isoform X2 — MGSLFQLCVGFNFNASNHLHAQATTTNCKFSPQSVRALPIRILSVGKKRSQGLQLMVDEYVEKIKYYCSVEDVQIRPNPRNARDPRAQVDDEDMAVMNIIRSDDWVVMLDEHGQDVRSEQMAELMADAGNTRLHGYTGNYTK, encoded by the exons ATGGGTTCCCTATTCCAGCTTTGCGTCGGCTTCAACTTTAACGCTTCCAATCATCTTCACGCTCAAG CTACTACTACCAATTGCAAGTTCTCCCCTCAATCTGTG AGAGCACTTCCTATACGGATATTATCCGTGGGAAAAAAACGATCACAAGGACTGCAACTCATGGTCGACGAGTATGTCGAAAAGATTAAATATTATTGCAGTGTTGAGGATGTTCAAATTCGGCCAAATCCTAGAAATGCACG TGATCCCAGGGCGCAAGTTGATGACGAAGACATGGCAGTGATGAATATTATAAGGTCTGATGATTGG GTTGTGATGTTGGATGAACATGGGCAAGATGTACGGTCTGAGCAAATGGCAGAGTTGATGGCTGATGCAGGAAATACT AGATTACATGGTTATAcaggtaattacactaaataa
- the LOC131596218 gene encoding putative RNA methyltransferase At5g10620 isoform X3, giving the protein MGSLFQLCVGFNFNASNHLHAQATTTNCKFSPQSVRALPIRILSVGKKRSQGLQLMVDEYVEKIKYYCSVEDVQIRPNPRNARDPRAQVDDEDMAVMNIIRSDDWVVMLDEHGQDVRSEQMAELMADAGNTVITLNNYI; this is encoded by the exons ATGGGTTCCCTATTCCAGCTTTGCGTCGGCTTCAACTTTAACGCTTCCAATCATCTTCACGCTCAAG CTACTACTACCAATTGCAAGTTCTCCCCTCAATCTGTG AGAGCACTTCCTATACGGATATTATCCGTGGGAAAAAAACGATCACAAGGACTGCAACTCATGGTCGACGAGTATGTCGAAAAGATTAAATATTATTGCAGTGTTGAGGATGTTCAAATTCGGCCAAATCCTAGAAATGCACG TGATCCCAGGGCGCAAGTTGATGACGAAGACATGGCAGTGATGAATATTATAAGGTCTGATGATTGG GTTGTGATGTTGGATGAACATGGGCAAGATGTACGGTCTGAGCAAATGGCAGAGTTGATGGCTGATGCAGGAAATACT gtaattacactaaataattacatttga